From the genome of Hymenobacter cellulosilyticus, one region includes:
- a CDS encoding ABC transporter ATP-binding protein — translation MSYLLEARELRKQYPDKLALRGLNLQIAPGEIFCLLGQNGAGKSTTINLFLGFVQPTSGAAFVNGLEVAANSLEIKKHLAYIPENVMLYPHLTGQENLALFSSLAGFKYREKELLDYLTDSGLPAEAARRRVGTYSKGMRQKVGIAIAVAKHAQVLLLDEPTSGLDPKASNEFSELLRRLSAQGTAVLMATHDIFRAKEVGTRVGIMREGELVDVRATTALNAQELEQLYLTYMN, via the coding sequence ATGTCCTACCTTCTCGAAGCCCGGGAGCTGCGCAAGCAGTACCCGGACAAGCTGGCCCTGCGCGGGCTGAATCTGCAGATTGCCCCGGGCGAAATATTCTGCCTGCTGGGCCAGAACGGCGCGGGCAAGTCCACGACCATCAACCTGTTTCTGGGCTTTGTGCAGCCCACCTCGGGCGCGGCCTTTGTGAATGGGCTGGAAGTAGCGGCTAATTCGCTCGAAATCAAGAAGCACCTGGCTTATATCCCGGAAAACGTGATGCTCTACCCCCACCTGACGGGCCAGGAAAATCTGGCTTTGTTCAGCAGCCTGGCGGGCTTTAAGTATCGGGAGAAAGAGCTGCTCGACTACCTCACCGACTCGGGCCTGCCGGCCGAAGCAGCCCGGCGGCGGGTGGGCACCTATTCCAAGGGCATGCGCCAGAAAGTGGGCATTGCCATTGCCGTAGCCAAGCACGCCCAGGTGCTGCTGCTCGATGAGCCCACCTCCGGCCTCGACCCGAAAGCCTCCAACGAATTCTCGGAACTGCTACGCCGCCTCAGCGCACAGGGCACGGCCGTGCTCATGGCCACCCACGACATTTTCCGGGCCAAGGAAGTGGGCACCCGCGTGGGCATTATGCGCGAGGGCGAGCTGGTAGACGTGCGTGCCACTACTGCCCTCAACGCCCAGGAGCTGGAGCAGCTCTACCTCACCTACATGAACTAG
- a CDS encoding TonB-dependent receptor yields MQRLILFVLLCWPLLAAGQNLTGQSSGHIDGHITNPGGRGIEGVSVLEPTGRFSALSGADGHFSLDLPLGEHTLITRSLSHQEQRRTVVLTAETPNLTVDFSLQPMVTALQEVEVLGRKETTYKSDYSFVGTKTATRPIDVPQSISTVTKELMEDRQALRLPDVVKNIAGVTQYSHYDDLTIRGFRNGYESGFRLLNGLRSGFSYGNSFTQAPLTVNLERVEVLKGPGAALYGDINPGGTVNMVTKKPLDVARQALTFSTGSFNTMRATADLTGPLNERKNVLYRFNTGFEKSNTFRSVNDTRSLMVAPTVTFLPTDKTTINAELVYTHIDGYLDRGLPIRGGELFALPRSFTLSQPSDYFRTSTYYLNASLNHKFTDWLSFNASYLDFTYHEDLSEHRTLNTYADAPANTVMNLRYFDRRAEEYTKNLAAYFALNRATGSVQHKVVAGVDYIRYNTDPQSTMFEARQKTVNGVATPLTFDLKKPLYEIQDPTKYIRRPLPQFFIDYINSVYHTTGLYVQDQIDVTSRLGLLLGARYELFADERDYGDGSQNIQQRQLLPRAGLTYALRDNLNYFASYSAGFRPLKPEYIRFPERYGRSTAFDPETSYQLETGLKGEFFNKGLLGTVAIYQIIKRNQLVSTGALTPDGAPVYRQNGQARSRGAEVELVGNILANLSLNATYAFNHSEVLEADLAVENGQPLANAPKHSAGLWTKYTFVLPALRGLGVAVGGNYVSRRRTENQVVNTTTGELYWAHWPSYTVLDAALFYTTGKFNFHLNVNNLLDKYYFVGGYDFFRASPGAPRNYMATVGYSF; encoded by the coding sequence ATGCAGCGACTTATTCTGTTTGTGTTGCTTTGCTGGCCGTTGCTGGCCGCTGGTCAAAACCTGACTGGCCAATCATCCGGCCATATCGACGGCCATATCACCAACCCGGGCGGCCGGGGAATCGAGGGAGTTTCTGTGCTGGAGCCGACCGGCCGGTTTTCGGCCTTGAGTGGCGCCGACGGCCATTTTTCGCTGGACCTGCCCCTGGGTGAACATACGCTCATTACCCGCAGCCTAAGCCACCAGGAGCAGCGCCGCACCGTGGTCCTGACCGCCGAAACGCCGAATCTGACGGTGGATTTCAGTTTGCAGCCCATGGTAACGGCCTTGCAGGAAGTGGAAGTGCTGGGTCGTAAGGAAACCACTTACAAGAGCGACTACAGCTTTGTGGGTACCAAAACGGCCACTCGCCCCATCGATGTGCCGCAGTCCATTTCGACGGTTACTAAAGAGCTGATGGAGGACCGCCAGGCCCTGCGCCTGCCCGACGTGGTAAAGAATATTGCCGGCGTGACGCAGTACTCCCACTACGACGATTTGACCATCCGGGGCTTCCGCAACGGCTACGAAAGCGGCTTCCGGCTGCTCAACGGGCTGCGCTCGGGCTTCAGCTACGGCAACTCCTTTACCCAGGCCCCGCTCACGGTAAACCTGGAGCGGGTGGAAGTACTGAAAGGGCCCGGAGCGGCGCTGTACGGCGACATCAACCCCGGCGGCACGGTAAACATGGTGACCAAAAAGCCCCTGGACGTGGCCCGGCAGGCGTTGACTTTCTCTACCGGCTCTTTCAACACGATGCGGGCCACGGCCGACCTGACGGGTCCGCTCAATGAGCGCAAAAACGTGCTCTACCGCTTCAATACGGGGTTTGAGAAATCAAATACGTTCCGGTCGGTAAACGATACCCGCTCCCTGATGGTAGCGCCCACGGTGACCTTCCTGCCGACGGATAAAACGACGATTAATGCCGAGCTGGTTTACACCCACATCGACGGCTACCTGGACCGGGGCCTGCCCATCCGGGGCGGTGAGCTGTTTGCCCTGCCCCGCTCCTTTACCTTGAGCCAGCCCAGCGACTATTTCCGCACCAGCACCTATTACCTCAACGCCTCGCTCAACCACAAGTTTACCGACTGGCTTTCCTTTAATGCCTCCTACCTCGACTTCACCTACCACGAAGACCTGAGTGAGCACCGCACCCTGAACACGTACGCCGACGCGCCGGCCAACACGGTGATGAACCTGCGCTACTTCGACCGGCGCGCCGAGGAATACACCAAGAACTTGGCCGCCTACTTTGCCCTGAACCGCGCCACGGGCTCGGTGCAGCACAAAGTGGTGGCGGGCGTGGACTATATCCGCTACAACACCGACCCGCAGAGCACCATGTTTGAGGCCCGGCAGAAGACGGTGAACGGCGTGGCAACCCCGCTCACGTTTGATCTGAAAAAGCCGCTCTACGAAATTCAGGACCCGACCAAGTACATCCGCCGGCCCCTGCCCCAGTTTTTCATTGACTACATCAACTCGGTGTACCACACCACCGGCCTCTACGTGCAGGACCAGATTGACGTAACCTCCCGTCTGGGGTTGCTGCTAGGGGCCCGCTACGAGCTGTTTGCCGACGAGCGGGACTACGGCGACGGTTCCCAGAACATTCAGCAGCGTCAGCTGCTGCCCCGCGCCGGCCTGACCTACGCCCTGCGCGACAACCTGAACTACTTTGCCTCCTATAGCGCGGGCTTCCGGCCGCTCAAGCCCGAGTACATCCGCTTTCCCGAGCGCTACGGCCGCAGCACCGCCTTCGACCCCGAAACCAGCTACCAGCTTGAAACTGGTCTGAAGGGCGAATTTTTCAACAAGGGCCTGCTGGGCACGGTAGCCATCTACCAGATTATCAAGCGCAACCAGCTGGTAAGCACCGGGGCGCTAACTCCCGATGGGGCGCCCGTGTACCGGCAGAATGGGCAGGCCCGCTCCCGCGGGGCCGAAGTGGAACTGGTGGGCAACATTCTGGCGAATCTGAGCTTGAACGCCACTTACGCCTTCAACCACTCCGAAGTGCTGGAGGCTGATCTGGCCGTAGAGAACGGGCAGCCCCTGGCCAACGCGCCCAAGCACTCGGCCGGCCTGTGGACCAAATACACCTTCGTCCTGCCCGCCTTGCGCGGACTCGGGGTGGCCGTGGGGGGCAACTACGTCAGCCGCCGCCGCACCGAAAACCAAGTAGTAAACACCACTACCGGGGAGCTGTACTGGGCGCACTGGCCGAGTTACACGGTGCTGGACGCGGCCTTGTTCTACACCACCGGCAAGTTCAACTTTCACCTGAACGTGAACAACCTGCTGGATAAGTACTACTTCGTGGGTGGTTACGACTTCTTCCGGGCCAGCCCCGGCGCCCCCCGCAACTACATGGCTACCGTGGGCTACAGCTTTTAG
- a CDS encoding sensor histidine kinase produces MSLKLPALYVAYPVPDTSSLSPGSGLPHPLPAALPLQVLQSLPGAVVVLDASGIVQLVNPAAAQLLRCQPAALLGQPLYAALPAELHEQLQQAGAAGEKFQLEYFEPGRAAWFCWVGVPLEAGLLLTIEDITQAKQARQELQQAYAQLEAIFEAVPAQLGYYQAVRDEQGQLIDLRSVAINRASNTLMQLSDRPGAELMSVLVPGLRELPVWQTITQVVSTGEPQRLELEHRFGNQVRWLDVYYARLGDGLINASLDITARKELEQELRAGKDRLQAVFDSSTLALHVLKSVRDAAGRIIDFEVVLANKAAEVEAQGPVVGRRMLVDWPHSRKVGLFDGIRRTVETGQPLDLEHYFDGDGFQGWFRWTAVKLGDGVASTVENITARKQDTAELLRLERVQQQQLANAVLAAQETERRRIAESLHNGVGQQLYAAQLHLDGLARTDNPAAFAECKSQVLQLLRTAVWQTRDLSHQLIPTELEDFGLVAVLQGICRDFTTPQLRFTCEVGQFPTLPPALELAFYRMAQELANNIVKHAQASEATLHLRAPAGWLELWADDNGRGFSATARPDRGLGLQMLTDRVELLGGTLTIDSSPGYGTQVRIRIPHQPVPLGVGLPPEPGLA; encoded by the coding sequence GTGTCCCTGAAGCTTCCCGCGTTGTATGTTGCCTACCCAGTCCCCGATACTTCTTCTCTTTCTCCGGGCTCTGGGCTGCCGCATCCGCTGCCTGCCGCCCTGCCGCTGCAGGTGCTGCAGAGTCTGCCCGGGGCCGTTGTGGTCCTCGATGCTTCGGGCATTGTGCAGCTGGTGAATCCGGCCGCGGCGCAGTTGCTCCGGTGCCAGCCGGCGGCCCTGCTAGGGCAGCCCTTGTATGCCGCGCTGCCCGCCGAGCTTCATGAGCAGCTGCAGCAGGCCGGAGCTGCGGGAGAAAAATTTCAACTGGAGTATTTCGAGCCCGGCCGGGCCGCGTGGTTTTGCTGGGTGGGCGTTCCGCTGGAAGCCGGCCTGCTGCTGACCATTGAGGACATTACCCAGGCCAAGCAGGCCCGGCAGGAGTTGCAGCAGGCTTACGCGCAGCTGGAAGCAATTTTTGAAGCTGTTCCGGCCCAGCTGGGCTACTACCAGGCCGTGCGCGACGAGCAGGGCCAGCTCATCGATTTGCGCTCGGTGGCCATAAACCGAGCTTCCAATACCCTTATGCAACTATCTGACCGCCCCGGAGCCGAGCTCATGTCGGTCCTGGTGCCGGGCCTGCGGGAGCTGCCGGTCTGGCAAACCATTACGCAGGTTGTGAGCACCGGGGAGCCACAGCGCCTGGAGCTGGAGCACCGCTTCGGTAACCAGGTGCGGTGGCTCGACGTGTACTACGCCCGCCTCGGCGACGGGCTGATCAACGCCTCCCTCGACATCACGGCCCGCAAAGAGCTGGAACAGGAGCTGCGCGCGGGCAAGGATCGGCTGCAGGCCGTATTCGACAGCTCCACGCTGGCCCTGCACGTGCTCAAGAGCGTGCGCGACGCGGCCGGCCGCATCATCGACTTCGAAGTAGTGCTGGCCAACAAGGCAGCGGAAGTGGAGGCCCAGGGCCCCGTGGTGGGCCGGCGGATGCTGGTCGACTGGCCCCATAGCCGGAAAGTAGGCCTCTTTGATGGAATACGGCGCACCGTCGAAACCGGCCAGCCCCTGGATCTGGAGCACTACTTCGATGGCGACGGGTTTCAGGGCTGGTTTCGGTGGACGGCCGTCAAGCTCGGCGACGGGGTGGCCTCCACCGTGGAAAATATCACGGCCCGCAAGCAGGACACGGCTGAGCTGCTGCGTCTGGAGCGGGTGCAGCAGCAGCAGTTGGCCAATGCCGTGCTGGCAGCCCAGGAAACCGAGCGGCGGCGCATTGCCGAGAGCCTGCACAATGGGGTGGGCCAGCAGCTCTACGCCGCCCAGCTGCACCTCGATGGTTTGGCCCGCACCGATAATCCGGCCGCTTTTGCCGAGTGTAAAAGTCAGGTTCTGCAGCTGCTGCGGACGGCCGTTTGGCAAACCCGGGACCTTTCCCACCAGCTTATTCCCACGGAGCTTGAGGATTTTGGACTCGTGGCGGTTCTGCAGGGTATCTGCCGCGACTTTACCACCCCGCAGCTGCGCTTTACCTGTGAAGTAGGCCAATTCCCGACTCTGCCGCCGGCCCTGGAACTGGCTTTTTACCGCATGGCGCAGGAATTGGCCAACAACATCGTCAAGCACGCCCAGGCTTCGGAAGCCACGCTGCACCTGCGCGCGCCGGCCGGCTGGCTAGAGCTCTGGGCCGATGATAACGGCCGCGGCTTCAGCGCAACGGCGCGACCAGACCGGGGCTTGGGCCTGCAAATGCTTACCGACCGGGTAGAGCTGCTGGGCGGCACGCTTACCATCGATTCTTCGCCCGGCTACGGCACGCAGGTACGAATCCGGATTCCGCACCAGCCCGTGCCGTTGGGGGTAGGGCTGCCACCTGAGCCCGGGCTGGCATAA
- a CDS encoding PAS domain S-box protein — protein sequence MNEQFSTNSTNPWETDLQLVQQVFDAVAVLDQHGSILWSNDGLTSLLGYSPAELRQQSAWAVLGGSGAGRVEAAFLQEQLRLRVPFRYEALLRHSNGSAQPVRVKMQPLPPTAAPGQFVALLELVADSQAVQQALAENEVRFRYLTEHVPGVLFQWRENHSKPSGLVYVSPRLREIFGIVLTPEQDLDQFIDPQDRPRWKAAIQQARHQGDNWTFEGRLLVPGQPVRWCRGTAVRSLTDAEGSLHSGILVDITDLKRAEEALRVNEQRWQLAMERFGDGAWEFNYQTGEEYFSSAYRAMLGYSEEEFAKLQQTWLSHVHPDDIAISLQASDAYLSGREPIYAVERRLRCQNGEYKWVLTRGLVTKVDAEGKPLIMTGVHTDISAIKAANAAVEASRLRLSTTIANFQEGILLVDEHHRVMLANEAICRLFNTMVSGAELVGLDARLFGQQAKNRLRDEAGFVARYDQLIRQQQLVTGEIFALKDGRTLEGDFVPIHIDEQYIGYLWKFQDITERQISEDKLRRREEKYRSIIEYMKLGLVEMDANGVITYVNQAFCDITGFESDEFLHQQAMQRVVSPEDLQLLKQKTADRARGISDTYELTITSKSGQRKWLLISAAPVYNDAREVYGSISITLDITDRKELEHNLRTAKESAEESARSKELFLANMSHEIRTPMNAILGMGQLLAKTPLDAEQQNYLRAIATSGENLLVIINDILDLSKIGASQLFIERIGFSLTTLLQQIEKSLHFKAEEKGLRFLIQTDAQVPQVLLGDPYRITQVLLNLAGNSIKFTEKGEVSVACELLRQLPGHVELRFTVADTGIGIDAEFLGNIFQEFSQEDSSVTRKFGGTGLGLSISRSLVNLMGGEITIVSQKNEGTRSSFTLLLPVGTEKDLPHKAAITADIRERLRGKRVLLTEDNSFNRQIAKGFLQNAALQVTEAENGAVAVELARHQAFDLILMDVQMPVMNGLEATAQLRETLSLTTPIIALTANAIKGEREKCLRAGMNDYLSKPFQEDDLLKVISYWTLGEPLVGSNTVQEPGAPALVAPLYNLNLIYQIGQGDPDFTVLMLESFIEGAEEAVRDLRQAQQTRNVELLRATTHKLKPSLEHLQVHLILPVVQQLDTWREAYDEAHLSP from the coding sequence GTGAACGAGCAATTTTCTACTAACTCCACCAATCCCTGGGAGACGGACTTGCAGTTGGTGCAGCAGGTTTTTGACGCGGTGGCAGTACTCGATCAGCACGGTAGCATCCTGTGGAGCAACGACGGTCTGACCAGTCTGCTGGGCTATTCGCCCGCCGAGCTGCGGCAGCAGTCGGCGTGGGCGGTGCTGGGCGGCAGTGGGGCGGGGCGGGTTGAAGCCGCCTTCCTGCAGGAGCAGCTGCGCCTCCGGGTGCCCTTTCGCTACGAGGCCCTGCTGCGGCATTCCAATGGCTCGGCCCAGCCGGTACGGGTTAAAATGCAGCCCCTGCCGCCCACGGCTGCGCCCGGGCAGTTTGTGGCCTTGCTGGAGCTGGTAGCCGATTCTCAGGCGGTTCAGCAAGCGTTGGCGGAAAACGAAGTGCGCTTCCGCTACCTGACCGAGCACGTGCCCGGAGTCTTGTTTCAGTGGCGCGAAAACCATAGCAAGCCTTCTGGCCTGGTGTACGTCAGCCCGCGCCTGCGCGAAATCTTCGGCATTGTGCTGACCCCGGAGCAGGACCTCGACCAGTTTATTGACCCCCAGGACCGGCCCCGCTGGAAAGCAGCCATACAGCAGGCCCGCCACCAGGGCGACAACTGGACCTTCGAAGGCCGCCTATTGGTGCCGGGGCAGCCCGTGCGCTGGTGCCGCGGCACGGCCGTCCGCTCCCTTACCGATGCCGAGGGCAGTCTGCACAGCGGCATTCTGGTGGATATTACGGACCTGAAGCGGGCCGAGGAAGCCCTGCGCGTCAATGAGCAGCGCTGGCAGCTGGCCATGGAGCGGTTTGGCGACGGAGCCTGGGAGTTCAATTACCAGACGGGGGAAGAGTATTTCTCCTCGGCCTATCGGGCCATGCTGGGCTACAGCGAAGAGGAGTTTGCCAAATTACAGCAGACCTGGCTGTCCCACGTGCACCCCGACGATATTGCCATCAGCCTGCAGGCCTCAGATGCCTATCTGAGCGGCCGGGAGCCTATCTATGCCGTGGAGCGCCGCCTGCGCTGCCAGAACGGCGAGTACAAATGGGTGCTTACCCGCGGCCTGGTTACCAAAGTCGATGCCGAGGGCAAGCCCCTGATTATGACCGGGGTTCACACCGACATTTCGGCCATTAAGGCGGCTAATGCAGCCGTGGAAGCCTCGCGCCTGCGGCTTTCCACTACCATTGCCAACTTCCAGGAAGGCATTCTGCTGGTCGATGAGCATCACCGCGTAATGCTGGCCAACGAGGCCATCTGCCGGCTGTTCAATACGATGGTTAGCGGGGCCGAACTGGTCGGCCTCGACGCCCGGCTTTTCGGGCAGCAGGCCAAAAACCGCCTGCGCGACGAAGCCGGGTTTGTGGCACGCTACGACCAGCTGATTCGGCAGCAGCAGCTCGTAACCGGGGAAATCTTCGCCCTGAAAGATGGCCGCACCCTGGAAGGCGACTTTGTGCCCATCCACATCGACGAGCAGTACATAGGTTACCTGTGGAAGTTTCAGGACATTACCGAGCGGCAGATCAGCGAAGACAAGCTGCGCCGCCGCGAGGAAAAGTACCGCAGCATTATCGAATACATGAAGCTGGGTCTGGTAGAAATGGACGCGAATGGAGTAATTACCTACGTTAACCAGGCTTTCTGCGACATTACCGGCTTTGAGTCCGACGAGTTCCTGCATCAGCAGGCCATGCAGCGCGTGGTCAGCCCCGAGGATTTGCAGCTGCTGAAGCAAAAAACCGCGGACCGGGCCCGGGGCATCTCCGATACCTATGAGCTGACGATTACCAGCAAGAGTGGGCAGCGCAAGTGGCTGCTTATCAGTGCGGCCCCGGTGTACAACGATGCCCGGGAGGTGTACGGCTCCATTAGCATCACCCTCGATATTACGGACCGCAAGGAGCTGGAGCACAACCTGCGCACGGCCAAGGAGTCGGCCGAGGAGTCGGCGCGCAGCAAGGAGCTGTTTCTGGCCAACATGAGCCACGAAATCCGCACGCCCATGAATGCCATTCTGGGCATGGGGCAGCTGCTGGCCAAAACTCCGCTCGACGCCGAGCAGCAGAACTACCTGCGGGCCATTGCCACTTCGGGCGAAAACCTGCTGGTCATCATCAACGACATTCTCGACTTGTCCAAAATCGGGGCCAGCCAGCTGTTCATCGAGCGAATTGGCTTTAGCCTGACTACCCTGCTTCAGCAAATCGAGAAGAGCCTGCACTTCAAAGCCGAGGAAAAAGGCCTGCGCTTCCTGATTCAAACCGATGCCCAGGTGCCCCAGGTGCTGCTCGGCGACCCGTACCGCATCACCCAGGTGCTGCTGAACCTGGCGGGCAACTCCATCAAGTTCACCGAAAAGGGGGAGGTGTCGGTAGCCTGCGAGCTGCTGCGCCAGCTGCCCGGGCACGTAGAGCTGCGCTTCACCGTGGCCGACACCGGCATTGGCATCGACGCCGAATTTCTGGGCAACATCTTCCAGGAATTCAGCCAGGAAGACTCGTCAGTGACCCGCAAGTTTGGGGGCACGGGGCTGGGCCTGAGCATTAGCCGCAGCTTGGTAAACCTGATGGGCGGGGAAATTACTATTGTCAGCCAAAAAAACGAGGGAACCCGCAGCTCCTTCACCTTGCTACTGCCCGTTGGCACGGAAAAAGACCTGCCCCACAAGGCCGCTATTACGGCCGACATCCGGGAGCGGCTGCGCGGCAAGCGGGTGCTGCTTACCGAAGACAATTCTTTCAACCGCCAGATTGCCAAGGGTTTTCTGCAAAACGCAGCCCTGCAGGTAACGGAAGCCGAAAATGGGGCCGTGGCCGTGGAGCTGGCCCGGCACCAAGCTTTCGACCTGATTCTGATGGACGTGCAGATGCCGGTGATGAACGGCTTGGAAGCCACAGCCCAGCTGCGGGAAACCCTGAGCCTGACCACACCCATTATTGCCCTGACGGCCAACGCCATTAAGGGGGAGCGGGAAAAGTGCCTGCGCGCGGGCATGAACGACTATCTTTCCAAGCCGTTTCAGGAAGACGACCTGCTTAAAGTCATCAGCTATTGGACCCTGGGCGAGCCGCTGGTGGGCAGCAATACCGTGCAGGAACCGGGGGCGCCCGCGCTGGTCGCTCCGCTCTACAATCTGAACCTGATCTACCAGATTGGGCAGGGCGACCCCGACTTCACGGTGCTGATGCTGGAATCGTTTATCGAAGGCGCCGAGGAGGCCGTGCGCGACCTGCGCCAGGCCCAGCAAACCCGGAACGTCGAGCTGCTGCGGGCCACTACCCACAAACTCAAGCCCAGCCTGGAGCATCTACAGGTGCACCTGATTTTGCCCGTGGTGCAACAGCTCGACACGTGGCGCGAAGCCTACGACGAGGCTCATCTCAGCCCCTGA
- a CDS encoding GAF domain-containing protein: MDSRLIPANEAARLRAVARYRSLGNLHERVFDELVALAACLCGVSISFLSLVEAESVWFRYTTGWTGTEHLARDYSLCSVAILQDEATVFENLRKEPCQLIQSGEIELLNLQFFVGIPLKTADGFNIGVLAIADHCPQKTTIEDQLLLESYSRLTVVLLDLYRAEAQSAPIATGVYEAVEDSMRWMQTLSATLTRQAQPSAEQVIKVKQAIGREADDTAQRLRRELGAWHSSWPGAA, from the coding sequence ATGGATAGTAGACTTATCCCTGCTAATGAAGCTGCCCGGCTCCGGGCTGTGGCCCGCTACCGCAGTCTAGGAAACCTCCACGAGCGGGTTTTTGACGAGTTAGTAGCCCTGGCCGCGTGCTTATGCGGAGTTTCCATCTCGTTTTTATCCTTGGTTGAAGCCGAGTCGGTCTGGTTTCGCTACACCACCGGCTGGACCGGCACCGAGCACTTGGCCCGCGACTACAGCCTGTGTTCGGTAGCCATTCTGCAGGATGAGGCCACGGTGTTTGAGAACCTGCGCAAAGAGCCGTGTCAACTGATTCAGTCGGGCGAAATTGAACTGCTCAACCTACAGTTTTTCGTGGGAATTCCGCTCAAAACGGCCGACGGCTTCAACATTGGCGTGCTGGCCATTGCCGACCACTGCCCCCAAAAAACCACTATTGAGGACCAGCTGCTGCTCGAATCCTACTCCCGCCTGACGGTCGTTTTGCTGGATCTGTACCGCGCCGAGGCCCAGAGCGCCCCGATTGCGACGGGCGTGTACGAGGCCGTGGAAGATTCCATGCGGTGGATGCAGACCCTGAGCGCTACGCTCACGCGCCAGGCCCAGCCCTCGGCCGAGCAGGTTATCAAGGTCAAACAGGCCATCGGCCGGGAAGCCGACGACACAGCCCAGCGCCTGCGCCGCGAGCTGGGCGCCTGGCATTCTTCTTGGCCCGGCGCCGCTTAG
- a CDS encoding carboxypeptidase-like regulatory domain-containing protein — protein MKKSVPKMGRITLPALLCCLPLQSALADVTRVDASIERATSSALQDISISGRVVDATGAGLPGVTVLVKGTSTGTSSNADGTFLITAPTGSVLVFSYVGYVRREITVTDAMKTLEVAMAEDMTALSEVVVVGYLTENRQNLSSSVSSLDVAQATKAPVATATQALQGRLPGVQVTGSGGPGDAPVINIRGIGTLGNASSAPLYVIDGLWTDNIRDLNPNDIESLNVLKDASSTAVYGSRGANGVVQITTKKGRAGAPSISFNAYRGVDQIYKRYNLTNASEWADRAVQAYANAKIDPLSAGQNSLAGAVKGPGGAFNPNVDTDWQKEFFQTGTLEDYNVSFSGGSVGEKNATNFLISGSIFTKKAS, from the coding sequence ATGAAAAAGTCAGTACCCAAAATGGGTCGGATTACGCTTCCGGCTTTGCTCTGCTGCCTACCCCTGCAGTCTGCCTTAGCCGACGTGACCAGGGTTGATGCCAGTATCGAGCGGGCAACGTCTTCCGCTCTGCAGGATATCAGCATCAGTGGCCGCGTCGTTGACGCGACTGGGGCCGGTTTGCCCGGCGTGACCGTGCTGGTGAAAGGCACTTCTACCGGTACCTCCTCTAACGCCGATGGTACCTTTTTGATTACGGCTCCCACTGGCAGCGTGCTGGTGTTCAGCTATGTAGGCTACGTGCGCAGGGAAATAACCGTAACTGACGCCATGAAGACGCTGGAAGTTGCCATGGCCGAGGACATGACTGCCCTGAGCGAAGTAGTGGTGGTGGGCTACCTGACAGAAAACCGCCAGAATCTGAGTAGTTCGGTGAGTAGCTTGGACGTGGCACAGGCCACCAAAGCTCCCGTGGCTACGGCTACCCAGGCGCTACAGGGCCGTTTGCCCGGCGTGCAGGTCACCGGCTCGGGCGGCCCCGGTGACGCGCCGGTTATCAATATCCGCGGCATCGGTACGCTTGGCAATGCCAGCAGCGCGCCGCTGTACGTAATTGACGGCCTCTGGACCGACAATATCCGCGACCTGAACCCCAATGACATAGAAAGCCTAAACGTGCTGAAGGATGCTTCCTCAACGGCCGTATATGGCTCCCGGGGAGCCAACGGGGTAGTGCAGATTACCACCAAAAAAGGCCGGGCCGGCGCGCCCAGCATCAGTTTTAATGCGTATCGGGGCGTAGACCAGATCTATAAGCGCTACAACCTGACCAATGCCAGCGAATGGGCCGACCGTGCCGTGCAGGCCTACGCCAATGCCAAAATAGATCCGCTGAGTGCCGGCCAGAACAGCCTGGCCGGGGCCGTGAAAGGCCCCGGCGGAGCCTTTAACCCCAACGTGGATACGGACTGGCAGAAAGAGTTTTTCCAGACCGGCACGCTTGAAGACTACAACGTGTCGTTTTCGGGCGGCTCGGTGGGCGAAAAGAATGCCACGAACTTCCTGATTTCGGGGAGTATTTTCACCAAGAAGGCATCGTGA